A region from the Phycisphaerales bacterium genome encodes:
- a CDS encoding PAS domain-containing protein, with product MPTAWNRPEHWCALLVAASAGVVWVGILNDWNAAVLLTGTGLAALAAIWILYAKVSAPKAQAIDELDRLSRSLTPTTPADADGAAGTLQDSLAQRLAQATQRVDLYRSRVSARLPELSTALSNVRAVLNAIPDPVLATDSTGVVIAANPAADAFWSRDAASVVGRNILDLFTQSEVLNLHAGALAGNPAVLHVKMPRAGLPRVVEVAAMPVALAVATPSAPSPSAAEPGVALALRDVTDLALASQLKTDFVANASHEVRTPLSSIKAAVETLRDGAADEPSMRDKLLTVVSSNVERIEELIRDLLDLSRLESPEAPVRREPVDLAALTRHVAESFERARDERHLNVADVVAPDVAIVESDSDLLRLILGNLIENSTKFAFENTTITVRVDRLHPQDTSQKARRDGIRIRVIDQGIGIPLAAQPRIFERFYQVDTARTGTPARRGTGLGLAIVKHAVKRLGGTISVDSVWQKGTTMTVHIPGCLPAPPQSTGAQSRPAN from the coding sequence ATGCCCACCGCGTGGAACCGACCCGAGCACTGGTGTGCCCTTCTCGTCGCGGCATCAGCCGGCGTCGTCTGGGTCGGGATTCTCAACGACTGGAACGCCGCAGTACTTCTCACGGGCACGGGCCTCGCCGCACTCGCCGCGATCTGGATTCTCTACGCCAAGGTCAGCGCACCCAAGGCCCAGGCCATCGATGAACTCGATCGCCTCAGCCGATCCCTCACGCCGACGACACCCGCAGATGCCGATGGAGCCGCCGGAACGCTCCAGGATTCACTCGCCCAACGCCTCGCCCAAGCCACGCAACGCGTCGATCTCTACCGGTCGCGTGTGAGCGCCCGACTCCCGGAACTCTCAACGGCCTTGAGCAACGTCCGCGCGGTCCTGAACGCCATCCCCGATCCCGTCCTCGCCACCGACAGCACGGGCGTGGTCATCGCCGCGAATCCCGCTGCGGATGCCTTCTGGTCGCGCGATGCCGCCTCCGTTGTCGGGCGGAACATCCTCGACCTGTTCACGCAGTCCGAGGTCCTGAACCTGCATGCCGGCGCCCTCGCCGGCAACCCCGCCGTGTTGCACGTGAAAATGCCCCGCGCCGGCCTCCCCCGTGTCGTCGAGGTCGCCGCGATGCCCGTCGCCCTCGCCGTCGCCACGCCTTCAGCCCCATCGCCATCCGCGGCCGAGCCGGGCGTCGCCCTTGCGCTTCGCGATGTCACCGATCTCGCCCTCGCCTCCCAACTCAAGACCGACTTTGTCGCCAACGCTTCTCACGAGGTCCGCACGCCGCTGAGTTCCATCAAGGCCGCGGTCGAGACGCTCCGCGACGGCGCCGCCGACGAACCCTCGATGCGCGACAAACTCCTCACCGTCGTCTCGTCCAACGTCGAGCGCATCGAGGAACTCATACGCGACCTCCTCGATCTCTCACGACTCGAATCGCCGGAGGCTCCGGTCCGTCGCGAGCCCGTGGATCTCGCCGCCCTCACGCGCCACGTTGCCGAGTCCTTCGAGCGCGCGCGCGACGAGCGTCACCTCAACGTCGCCGACGTGGTCGCGCCGGATGTGGCGATCGTCGAGTCCGACTCCGACCTCCTCCGCCTCATCCTCGGCAACCTCATCGAGAACTCGACCAAGTTCGCCTTCGAGAACACCACGATCACCGTCCGCGTTGATCGTCTCCATCCACAGGACACCTCGCAGAAGGCACGGCGCGACGGCATCCGCATTCGCGTTATTGATCAGGGCATCGGCATTCCCCTCGCCGCCCAGCCTCGGATCTTCGAACGCTTCTATCAGGTTGACACGGCACGCACAGGTACGCCAGCCCGACGCGGCACGGGCCTCGGCCTCGCGATCGTCAAGCACGCTGTCAAACGTCTCGGCGGGACCATCAGCGTCGATTCCGTCTGGCAGAAGGGCACCACCATGACCGTCCACATCCCCGGCTGTCTCCCGGCGCCCCCTCAATCCACCGGCGCCCAGTCCCGCCCCGCCAATTGA
- a CDS encoding response regulator transcription factor, with translation MASRKHILIVEDERDLADLIAYNLEKAGYATSVANAGRRALEIVEQTPPDLIILDLMLPELSGTEIATRLRSTPRSASIPIIMLTAKTSEAEQLTGLALGADDYITKPCSMKVLAARVAAVLRRSESTPKPDSALRLGPISVDLTTHEAQVNAQTLKLTLTEFRLLASLLQAGGRVLSRAALMSKAMGPGVTVTERTIDVHITAIRKKLGASGSMIRTVRGVGYRATAELGADEDVAEFSDA, from the coding sequence ATGGCCTCGCGCAAACACATCCTGATCGTCGAAGACGAGCGCGACCTCGCCGACCTCATCGCCTACAACCTCGAAAAGGCGGGCTACGCCACCAGCGTTGCCAATGCCGGCCGCCGGGCTCTTGAAATCGTCGAGCAGACTCCCCCGGACCTCATCATCCTCGACCTCATGCTCCCCGAACTCTCCGGGACCGAGATCGCCACACGCCTTAGGTCCACCCCGCGATCCGCCTCCATTCCCATCATCATGCTCACCGCCAAGACCTCCGAGGCCGAGCAACTCACCGGCCTCGCCCTCGGCGCCGACGACTACATCACGAAACCTTGCTCCATGAAGGTTCTCGCCGCTCGCGTGGCCGCAGTCCTCCGCCGCTCTGAGTCCACTCCAAAGCCCGATTCGGCCCTGCGTCTGGGTCCGATCTCGGTTGACCTCACCACCCACGAGGCCCAGGTCAACGCCCAGACCCTCAAACTCACCCTGACGGAGTTCCGCCTTCTCGCCTCTCTCTTGCAGGCTGGTGGCCGGGTGCTTTCCCGCGCGGCACTCATGTCCAAGGCCATGGGCCCGGGCGTCACCGTCACCGAGCGGACCATCGATGTCCACATCACCGCGATCCGCAAGAAACTCGGGGCCTCCGGGAGCATGATCCGAACCGTCCGTGGCGTTGGCTATCGTGCCACCGCCGAACTCGGCGCCGATGAGGATGTCGCCGAGTTCTCCGACGCGTAA
- the tadA gene encoding Flp pilus assembly complex ATPase component TadA: MGGPAGGVGVAFGSDRDGSYKQAVRIVMLTNMLGQALSVSTLGNGVMLVSAWKPFLVLLPLLPWLWLVTKVFDKHCSRFHLAKENWNLVHLCVGLIAVLMAFAMPIAGEGAIWAGLGAMIVLLAIDVTVFTMVVNKDDRVPEEHHLTLDFSKYREARAQKAADKKQGKAELVLRTPDKQLIAVPMVDSPEFELRTASEALYISAVRQRATQIEIAPVAGGVGGQAMYAASYMTDGVRTQGDTMPPANAMRVIDFWKHAAGLDVAERRKRQSGDTMVEQEGSKKKLRVVTIGSQAGVKCTMLIEPEAQVRRKPAALGLLEPQMEELKAITGEEEGVVLLAAPLDGGRTTTFYSVVKMHDAYTRNIQTVEIEPQDTIEGVKQNIFEVVPDGPEFSTFVRSVLRRDPDVVGVAELPDASTAKEIAKADVERTRTYVSLRADNALVAVAGWVKAVGDLDQGSKCLRGVVAQRLVRKLCTNCRVPYPPSPEMLKKLGLPGDRVKQLFKKGGQVLIKNKPEICPMCGGSGYHGQEGVFEIMRLTAEDRALIKAGDMGSLRTELRKRNTIMIQQAALKKAVDGVTSVEELMRVMGEGSPSPQRAPSAPAGAAS, encoded by the coding sequence ATGGGAGGCCCGGCCGGCGGTGTCGGCGTGGCGTTCGGCTCGGATCGAGATGGCTCATACAAGCAGGCGGTGCGCATCGTGATGTTGACGAACATGCTGGGACAGGCGTTGTCGGTTTCGACGCTGGGGAACGGGGTGATGCTGGTTTCGGCGTGGAAGCCGTTTCTGGTGTTGCTGCCTTTGCTGCCGTGGCTGTGGCTGGTGACAAAGGTCTTTGACAAGCACTGCTCACGATTCCACCTGGCGAAGGAGAACTGGAATCTCGTGCACTTGTGCGTCGGGCTGATCGCGGTCCTCATGGCGTTCGCGATGCCGATCGCGGGCGAGGGAGCGATCTGGGCGGGACTTGGCGCGATGATCGTGCTGCTGGCGATCGACGTCACGGTGTTCACGATGGTGGTGAACAAGGACGACCGCGTCCCCGAGGAGCACCACCTCACGCTGGATTTCTCGAAGTATCGCGAGGCACGGGCACAGAAGGCGGCCGACAAGAAGCAGGGGAAGGCGGAACTCGTGCTCCGCACGCCCGACAAGCAGTTGATCGCGGTCCCGATGGTGGACTCGCCCGAGTTCGAGTTGCGGACCGCATCCGAGGCGCTCTATATCTCGGCAGTCCGTCAGCGGGCGACGCAGATCGAGATCGCGCCCGTCGCGGGTGGTGTGGGTGGACAGGCGATGTATGCCGCGTCGTACATGACCGACGGCGTGCGGACGCAGGGGGACACGATGCCGCCCGCGAATGCGATGCGGGTGATCGATTTCTGGAAGCACGCGGCGGGCCTGGACGTCGCCGAGCGACGCAAGCGCCAGTCGGGTGACACCATGGTGGAGCAGGAGGGAAGCAAGAAGAAACTCCGCGTGGTGACGATCGGTTCACAGGCGGGCGTCAAGTGCACGATGCTCATCGAGCCCGAGGCCCAGGTTCGCCGCAAACCGGCCGCGCTGGGCCTCCTCGAGCCCCAGATGGAGGAGTTGAAGGCGATCACGGGCGAGGAAGAGGGCGTCGTGCTGCTGGCGGCCCCACTCGATGGCGGTCGAACGACGACGTTCTACTCGGTCGTGAAGATGCACGACGCGTACACACGGAACATCCAGACCGTGGAGATCGAGCCCCAGGACACCATCGAGGGCGTGAAGCAGAACATCTTCGAGGTCGTGCCCGATGGTCCCGAGTTCTCGACGTTCGTGCGATCGGTGCTGCGCCGCGACCCGGACGTGGTGGGTGTCGCGGAACTCCCCGACGCGAGCACGGCGAAGGAGATCGCCAAGGCCGACGTGGAGCGGACTCGGACGTATGTCTCCCTGCGGGCGGACAACGCGCTGGTCGCGGTCGCGGGGTGGGTGAAGGCTGTGGGAGATCTGGACCAGGGGAGCAAATGTCTGCGAGGCGTCGTGGCGCAGCGGCTGGTGCGGAAGTTGTGCACGAACTGCCGCGTGCCATATCCCCCGTCGCCGGAGATGCTGAAGAAGTTGGGTCTGCCCGGTGATCGCGTGAAACAACTCTTCAAGAAGGGCGGGCAGGTCCTGATCAAGAACAAGCCCGAGATCTGCCCGATGTGCGGCGGGTCGGGCTATCACGGTCAGGAAGGCGTCTTCGAGATCATGCGGCTCACCGCCGAGGATCGCGCCCTCATCAAGGCTGGGGACATGGGATCACTCCGGACGGAGTTGCGCAAGCGGAACACGATCATGATCCAGCAGGCCGCGCTCAAGAAGGCCGTGGATGGCGTGACGAGCGTGGAAGAGTTGATGCGAGTGATGGGCGAGGGAAGTCCTTCGCCCCAGCGGGCGCCGAGCGCCCCGGCGGGCGCGGCGAGTTGA
- a CDS encoding CvpA family protein: MIMSLLAIGLCVLVLGVWAARGFLSSMIHMVCTLIAGAVAFASWEPISYFLLDFAKDGSQVLRDTAWALGLALPFAATLAILRLITNAVIRSNATTVRAIDMVGGGLCGAVSGIITAGIIVISIQFTRLDTEFWGYRPIEYTGSGSVERSSPLIFPVDKITARTYAYFSTQSLVNDEDTSLERLYPDLDIVPTSLRTTFGDGKAKNTLHPDDFEVMARYTVGEGRNLPIDQLLADRWGAGAAQKATTPEGGSYPNGSTIQGFAIKFNAGSKESNGQVVFGNAQVRLVCTDSEGTSWTFFPIAAVMQAEAAKLTLRRFRFDAPDVYFASVGGSSHSGFGVEFAVPPGFTPVALYVKNVRVMANEGRLAVPAAQYATTAERDNAVADGSLANLAGANLEVAENKYGGKTPGEVAEGPVSVRFDPTKFDDTTGLRISDRLPFTLHLTTVRGLTIEDEQKKNIISRGMQAFSREELSNIPLERSLQVQRLSVTNDTIIVQIDVSLGKQMSYISRPNLIEDDSKPVNLVDSNGTTYEPVGYVYENSADGSKTVSYDPGRPIMSLRELPGLSKSRPNDKLMLIFRVSRGVNLKTLGIGGETLAEFKPPILLNQPQGAN, translated from the coding sequence ATGATCATGAGTCTTCTGGCGATCGGGCTGTGCGTGCTGGTGCTGGGTGTGTGGGCGGCACGGGGATTTCTGTCGTCGATGATCCACATGGTGTGCACGCTGATCGCCGGTGCCGTGGCGTTCGCCTCGTGGGAGCCGATCTCGTACTTCCTGCTCGACTTCGCCAAGGACGGGAGCCAGGTGCTCAGGGATACCGCGTGGGCGCTCGGGTTGGCGCTGCCGTTCGCCGCGACGCTGGCGATCCTTCGGCTCATCACCAACGCGGTCATCCGCTCCAACGCGACGACGGTCCGCGCCATCGACATGGTCGGCGGCGGGTTGTGCGGCGCGGTCTCGGGGATCATCACCGCGGGCATCATCGTGATCTCCATCCAATTCACACGGTTGGACACGGAGTTCTGGGGGTATCGCCCGATCGAGTACACGGGGAGCGGGAGCGTGGAGCGGTCCAGCCCGCTGATCTTCCCCGTCGACAAGATCACGGCTAGGACCTACGCGTACTTCTCGACGCAATCACTCGTGAACGACGAGGACACCTCGCTCGAGCGGCTGTATCCGGATCTGGACATCGTCCCGACGTCGCTGCGAACCACGTTCGGCGATGGGAAGGCCAAGAACACGCTGCATCCAGACGACTTTGAGGTCATGGCGCGCTACACCGTCGGCGAGGGACGCAATCTCCCGATCGACCAGTTGCTCGCCGACCGATGGGGCGCGGGGGCAGCGCAGAAAGCGACGACTCCCGAGGGCGGGTCGTACCCCAACGGCTCAACGATCCAGGGGTTCGCGATCAAGTTCAATGCCGGATCGAAGGAGTCGAACGGACAGGTTGTCTTTGGGAATGCCCAGGTGCGCCTGGTGTGCACGGACTCGGAGGGGACGTCGTGGACGTTCTTCCCGATCGCGGCGGTGATGCAGGCAGAGGCGGCAAAGCTGACGCTTCGTCGATTCCGGTTTGACGCTCCCGATGTGTACTTCGCGTCGGTGGGCGGCTCATCGCATTCGGGATTCGGCGTGGAGTTTGCCGTCCCGCCAGGCTTTACGCCGGTGGCCCTGTATGTGAAGAACGTTCGCGTGATGGCGAATGAGGGAAGGCTCGCGGTGCCGGCGGCCCAGTATGCGACGACCGCGGAGCGGGACAACGCCGTGGCCGACGGCTCACTGGCGAACCTCGCGGGTGCGAATCTCGAGGTGGCAGAGAACAAGTACGGCGGGAAAACTCCGGGCGAAGTGGCCGAAGGTCCTGTGTCGGTCCGGTTCGATCCGACCAAGTTCGACGACACGACGGGGCTACGGATTTCGGATCGGTTGCCGTTCACGCTGCACCTGACGACGGTGCGCGGGCTCACAATAGAAGACGAGCAGAAGAAGAACATCATCTCGCGCGGGATGCAGGCGTTCTCTCGCGAGGAACTGTCGAACATCCCGCTGGAGCGGTCGCTGCAGGTCCAGCGGCTGAGCGTGACGAACGACACGATCATCGTGCAGATCGACGTGAGCCTTGGAAAGCAGATGTCGTATATCTCTCGGCCGAACCTGATCGAAGACGACAGCAAGCCCGTGAACCTCGTGGACTCGAACGGGACGACGTATGAGCCGGTGGGATACGTCTACGAGAACAGCGCCGACGGGAGCAAGACGGTGAGTTACGACCCCGGGCGGCCCATCATGTCGCTTCGAGAGTTGCCCGGACTGAGCAAGAGCCGTCCGAACGACAAGTTGATGCTGATCTTCCGGGTGAGCCGGGGCGTGAACCTGAAGACGCTGGGCATCGGTGGAGAGACGCTGGCGGAGTTCAAGCCACCGATCCTGCTGAACCAGCCGCAGGGGGCGAACTGA